The Terriglobales bacterium genomic interval GCAGGATCTGGATGAACTCCACGTCCGCCCCAGCGATCCCCTTCGTGATCTGGGCGCGCAGGTCAGCGATGATCTGCTGGGCGCGGCGCTTCCGCTCCGAGCGCGGTTTCAGCTTGACGAGGATGTCGCCCTTGTTCTGCTCGGTGGCGAACAACCCGAGTTCCGCTCCCGTCCGGCGCGAGAACGCCGACCTCTCCGGCAAGGCCGCTACTTTTTCCTCCAGCTGCTTCACCAGGGCGTCGGTTTCACTGAGCGAGGTTCCCGGCGGAGTCAGGTAGTCGATCACGAAGCCACCCTCATCCATCTCCGGCAGGAAGCCGGTCCCGATCCGGGCATAGGCGAGGATGGCGACCAGCACGAGCACCCCCGCCGTCACCCCGACAAGCCGACGATGGCTGAGCGCCCAGCGGATGCCGCGTTCATAGAGGTGGTTCACGGGCTCCATGAAACGCGCCGCTGAGTCACTCACCTTCGCCTTTACCAGGAGGTACTCCGCCAGCAGGGGCACGAACGTGAGGGCATAGACCAGCGAGAGCAGCACCGACGCCGCGAGCGTGAGCGACAGCGCCGAAAAGAAGTCGCCGACCGCGCCGCCGAGCAACCCGAGCGGAAGAAACACGACCACGGTCGTGAGGGTGGAGCCGACCACCGGCCCGATCAGTTCGCGGGTGCCCGCCTCCGCCGCGGCTTCCGCGGTCTCGCCTGCCGCGATATGGCGATAGATGTTCTCGACCACCACGACCGCATCGTCGATCACCAGCCCGATGGCGATGGCGAGCCCGCCGAGCGACATCAGATTGAGCGTCCCGCCCAGGATCTTGACGAAGAAGAACGTCGCGATCACGGTGATCGGCAGGCTCACCGCCGCCACGACCGTGATGCGCGCGTGGCGCAGGAAGACGAACAGGACGACGACCGCCAGCAAAGCTCCGATCAGGATGGCGTCCCGGACGCTGGCCATCGATTCCCCCACGAACTCGGCGAGGTCATACACCACCGAAAGGCGCAGTGTCGGGGGGATCAGGTTCTGGCTCTGGAATGCGACCTGCTTCACCTGATCGGAGACGTGGATGATGTTGCCGCCGATCTGGCGGGTCACGTTGATGACCGCGGCCGGGCGCCCGTTGCCGGTCACGATGGTGCGGCGGTCGGCCGTGCCCTGCCTGATGTTGGCCACGTCCTTGAGCCGGACCGGGTTCGCCGGGTCGCTGCTCAACACCGTATCGCCGACCTGGTCCAGGCTCTTAAATTGCGAGTTGGTCAGCACCAGGAACTGCAGGTAGCCGCTGTCGAGCCGTCCGACGCTGGTGAGGTTGTTGGTGGCGCGCAACCGTTCGGTGATGTCGGGAAGGCTCAGGCGATGGGCCAGTGCCTTCTGCGGATCGACGATCACGGAGATCTCGCGCGTATCGGTGGCGTTGATCTCCACGCGCGCTACGCCCGGGACCCGGCTGAAGGCCGGCTTCAGGTTGTAGGTGGCGTAGTCGCGCAAGTCCGCGTCTGGGACGTTGCCGTTCAGGACCAGGCTGAGGATCGGCCAGACGGTCGGGGTGAGCCGCTCGACCTCGATCTCGGTCGAGGCCGGCAAGGACGAGCGAGCCTCGTTCACCCGTGCCTGCACCAGTTGCAGCGCCTGCTGCATGTCGGTGCCGTCGGCAAAGATCACCGAGATCTCCGCCCCGCCGCGGATGGTGCGCGACCGCACCCTGCGCACGCCGAGGACCGTGGCCACCTGCTCCTCGATCGGACGCGTCACGGTCAGCAGCGTGGAGTCGGGGGAAAGGTCGCCCGCGTGGACCAGCACCACGATGCGTGGGAATGTCAGCTCAGGATAGATGTTGCTGGGAAGCAGGAACACGGAATACAGCCCGGCGACCGTGAGCGCCGCCGTCAGCAGGAAGACGGCGCGGCTGTTCCGGCGGCAGGCGCGGACGAGGTTCACTTGACGTGGACCCTTGCCTTCTCCGGCAATCCGTAGCCACCGATGACGATCACCGTGTCGCCTTCCTTCACTCCCGAGCGGATCTCTGCCTTATCTTTCGTCTCGATCCCAACCTCCACGGCGACCGATTCAGCCCGGTCCCCCGTGACCTTGTAGACCCGCGGTTCTCCATTCTCATCCGGATAGATCGCCTGCCGAGGCACGATCAGGCGCGTCCTGCTTTCCTGGATCGGCAGAGTGAGGGTGAGGAACGTCCCGAACTTGAGCTGGTGCTTCGCGTTCTCGATGCGGATGCGGACAGTGCCGTTGTTGGTAGCGGGGTCCACCGCCGGCAGCACGGCGACCACGCTGGCGGTGAAGGTCACATCCGACGCCTCCGGCGTCTGGAAGGTGAAGTTCTCGCCGACGCGCACCTTCTGCAGGCGCGAAGCCGGCACCGTGCCCAGCAGCTCGAGGGTGTCGATGCTGGCGACCTCCACGACCGGCTGCGACCCGGCGCCATCCACCTGCTCGCCCACGCCAAGAAAACGGTGCACGACAGTCCCGTTAAAGGGCGCGCGGATGACCGAGCGTGATAGCTGCGTCCGAGCGACCGACAGAGCGGCCTCTGCGGAACGTCGGGCGGCCTCGTTCACAGCCATCTGGGTGCGCGCGTCCTCCACTTCCTTGCGCGACGAGATGCCCCGTTCCAGCAGTCCTTCTTCACGGGTGGCGGTCCGCCTGGCATTCTCCTCGTTGGCTTTGGCTTGCGCGACCGCCGCCTCCGCCTGGCGCACCTGGTCCAGGAGCGGCTGGTCCTCGAGCTCCACGAGCGGCTGGCCTTGCTTGACGCTATCGCCTTCTGCGACCAACACCTTCGCGATGCGGCCGGTGACCAGGGCCCCCAGTTTGGCATCGCGGTTCGGGGCGGCCGTCACATTCCCGCTCACAGCCAGGTCCTGCGCGATGACGCCCCGCTCCACTTTCGCCACCGTGACGTCGGGGACCGGGCCGGCCGCGGTGTTCGCTTCCGCGGAGTGCCTCCCGCATCCGAGAAGCGCCAGACAGGCTGCCAGGGCGAGCGCTCCGGACCGCTGCCGTCTAGTCAAGGTTCGCACCGACGATCTCCTCCAGGTTCGCGAAAGAACTTTGGGCCGCCAGCAAGCTATCCAGGTAGGCCCGCTGAATCTCGTTCAGCTTGCGCTGCGCATCGATCAGCGTAAGCAGGTTACTCTTCCCCGAGCGGTAACTGTCCTCCGACATCTGCTCGAGCCGCTGAGCCTCGGGCACGATCCGGGCTTTGTACTGCTGCGCCTGATACGCTTTGGCGACAAAATCAAAGTACGCGGCTGCGACTTCCGCCGAGGTAGCCGTTTGCAGCGCTTCCAGGGAAAGATGCAGGAAGCTCAGCTTGGCGCTCGACAGCGCGACCTCTCCCTGCCCGTGGTAGAAGAGCGGCAACGTGATCGCGACCTGCCCCCGCGGCCCGACGCTGAAGTCAGGCGGGGAATTCAAGTCTACGCCTGCCTGCAGGCCCAGGTTCGGGACCCGCTCCGCCTTGGCCAGGGAAAGCCGCCGCTCCTCCGTCTTCAGTTCCTGCGTCGTGCGCTGGATCCCGGCACTGGAGGTGAGCGCCACGCGCGTGGTTTCGTCCAGGGAGAGGTCTGGAGGGATCTCGTCGAGGCGGCCGCTGAGCGGCAAAGGCGTGCCCGGCTTGCGGTTCAGCAGTCCGGCAAGCTGCGCGTCGGCGGCGCGGAGCGCCTGCTGCGCCGTCTCTGCGTCCACGGTCGCACGCGTCAATTCCACATCCGCCTGGATCACTTCGAGCTGCGCCACGTCGCCCACGTCAAACCGCTGCTGGACGATGTCGCGGATACGCCTCGCAAGCTCCTGTGCGGCCTTCAACTGGTCGCGTTGGGCACGCGCCCACTGCGCCCGGTAGAAGGCCTCGCGGGTGCGGCGCCGGACCTGCCGCTCCAGGACCGCGATCTCGACCTCGGTCCCCCTCTGCTCTTCCTTCGCGACTGCGATCCGCTGGCCCCGCTTTCCGCTCAGCTCGATGGGCTGGTCCCACAGCAGGGTTTCATGCGGCAGGTCACGCGCCGCCGCAAAAGACACCGTCGGGTTCGGGATCTGCCGCGCGATGGTAAGCCCGGCGATGGCCTGCGCGCGCCGCTCCCGCGCTGCGCGCAGATCCAGGTTGTTGGCCTGTGCCTCGGCCATCGCTCCCTTCAGATCCAGAGGGGGCGCCTGGGCGGACGCCA includes:
- a CDS encoding efflux RND transporter permease subunit, which produces MNLVRACRRNSRAVFLLTAALTVAGLYSVFLLPSNIYPELTFPRIVVLVHAGDLSPDSTLLTVTRPIEEQVATVLGVRRVRSRTIRGGAEISVIFADGTDMQQALQLVQARVNEARSSLPASTEIEVERLTPTVWPILSLVLNGNVPDADLRDYATYNLKPAFSRVPGVARVEINATDTREISVIVDPQKALAHRLSLPDITERLRATNNLTSVGRLDSGYLQFLVLTNSQFKSLDQVGDTVLSSDPANPVRLKDVANIRQGTADRRTIVTGNGRPAAVINVTRQIGGNIIHVSDQVKQVAFQSQNLIPPTLRLSVVYDLAEFVGESMASVRDAILIGALLAVVVLFVFLRHARITVVAAVSLPITVIATFFFVKILGGTLNLMSLGGLAIAIGLVIDDAVVVVENIYRHIAAGETAEAAAEAGTRELIGPVVGSTLTTVVVFLPLGLLGGAVGDFFSALSLTLAASVLLSLVYALTFVPLLAEYLLVKAKVSDSAARFMEPVNHLYERGIRWALSHRRLVGVTAGVLVLVAILAYARIGTGFLPEMDEGGFVIDYLTPPGTSLSETDALVKQLEEKVAALPERSAFSRRTGAELGLFATEQNKGDILVKLKPRSERKRRAQQIIADLRAQITKGIAGADVEFIQILQDMLGDLEGAPEPVEVKIFGSDSGTLNRIADQVGPQMEKIPGIVDFKGPRRGNPELLINVDPRRAAHEGLTVDQVSQQLRDGLLGDSSTDFRMSDRLIPIRVRYPDEFRFQEQNVRQFPIVTPSKQTVRLESLATITRDRGQNQLLRENQRLMVVLTARLENRDLGSVIADVKKVLASAQLPVGYTYEIGGQYETQQKSFRDLLFVLGLALAAVFTVLVIQFRAFLPALAIISAAPLSLIGVFLLLLITGTPLNVSSFMGIILMVGLVVKNGIILFEYYERLRGTMSAAEALVQAGRIRLRPILMTTLCTLFGLLPLALGIGSGAELQKPLAIAVIGGLSVSTIVTLVAIPVFYSWVSGTGRA
- a CDS encoding efflux RND transporter periplasmic adaptor subunit translates to MRTLTRRQRSGALALAACLALLGCGRHSAEANTAAGPVPDVTVAKVERGVIAQDLAVSGNVTAAPNRDAKLGALVTGRIAKVLVAEGDSVKQGQPLVELEDQPLLDQVRQAEAAVAQAKANEENARRTATREEGLLERGISSRKEVEDARTQMAVNEAARRSAEAALSVARTQLSRSVIRAPFNGTVVHRFLGVGEQVDGAGSQPVVEVASIDTLELLGTVPASRLQKVRVGENFTFQTPEASDVTFTASVVAVLPAVDPATNNGTVRIRIENAKHQLKFGTFLTLTLPIQESRTRLIVPRQAIYPDENGEPRVYKVTGDRAESVAVEVGIETKDKAEIRSGVKEGDTVIVIGGYGLPEKARVHVK
- a CDS encoding TolC family protein, encoding MAEAQANNLDLRAARERRAQAIAGLTIARQIPNPTVSFAAARDLPHETLLWDQPIELSGKRGQRIAVAKEEQRGTEVEIAVLERQVRRRTREAFYRAQWARAQRDQLKAAQELARRIRDIVQQRFDVGDVAQLEVIQADVELTRATVDAETAQQALRAADAQLAGLLNRKPGTPLPLSGRLDEIPPDLSLDETTRVALTSSAGIQRTTQELKTEERRLSLAKAERVPNLGLQAGVDLNSPPDFSVGPRGQVAITLPLFYHGQGEVALSSAKLSFLHLSLEALQTATSAEVAAAYFDFVAKAYQAQQYKARIVPEAQRLEQMSEDSYRSGKSNLLTLIDAQRKLNEIQRAYLDSLLAAQSSFANLEEIVGANLD